A genomic window from Salvia splendens isolate huo1 chromosome 11, SspV2, whole genome shotgun sequence includes:
- the LOC121754926 gene encoding uncharacterized protein LOC121754926, translated as MATQEEEPKIQETQHQESLHLLSTYLGLSFTIFLGFLPKNSIQLLSNYQTQNKVLTFKLKQAEEQLKQLHSRRKEDSKANARVVEIFASHRHAWQQEEKRLLQQIDDCSEEIAFLKSKVEDFEGVEADFKASIEDLKREVSEREEMLSFMSRSNCESGGECYGDLGLGFGGAKAGVSEGVDDDCFNTAFASDFLNPAAASKFWSDKASLWQDMQQYEPVESVYHVKHFVSRRESPWKVDGDSSGVSSKLKLLEQELLNLERVCRSDLSKVPSQMRKQAKRYQALAGKIDDLCRRMQASDPCESTLSSEFRIQRQTEFLLEAFRLQQRASETSQKLTALQAERGKSYREEVDGAANLSTRRSLDSIRNNFKEIQRNLEIWLARIIGDLEGLLSRDGASRAREYYVSRYPFAHQ; from the exons ATGGCTACCCAAGAAGAAGAACCAAAAATCCAAGAAACCCAACACCAAGAAAGCCTCCATCTCCTCTCCACCTATCTGGGCCTGAGCTTCACAATCTTCCTGGGGTTCTTGCCCAAGAACTCAATCCAATTACTCTCCAATTACCAAACCCAGAATAAAGTTCTCACCTTTAAGCTAAAGCAAGCGGAGGAGCAGCTGAAGCAGCTCCACTCAAGGAGGAAAGAGGACTCCAAGGCCAACGCCAGAGTCGTGGAGATTTTCGCCAGCCACAGGCACGCTTGGCAGCAGGAGGAGAAGCGGCTGCTGCAGCAGATCGACGATTGCAGCGAGGAGATCGCTTTCTTGAAGAGTAAAGTCGAGGACTTTGAAGGAGTGGAGGCCGATTTCAAGGCCAGCATTGAGGATTTGAAGAGGGAGGTCAGTGAGAGAGAGGAGATGCTGAGCTTCATGAGCAGGAGCAATTGTGAGAGCGGTGGGGAGTGCTATGGTGATTTGGGCTTGGGCTTTGGTGGTGCCAAAGCTGGGGTTTCGGAGGGGGTTGATGATGACTGCTTTAATACTGCCTTTGCCTCAGATTTCTTGAATCCTGCTGCTGCTTCCAAGTTTTGGTCTGATAAAGCTAGCTTATGGCAG GATATGCAGCAGTACGAGCCCGTCGAGTCAGTTTACCATGTGAAGCATTTCGTTTCTCG ACGGGAGTCCCCTTGGAAGGTAGATGGCGATTCTAGTGGAGTCTCGTCGAAATTAAAGCTGCTCGAGCAAGAACTCCTGAATTTGGAAAGAGTTTGTAGGTCGGATCTGTCGAAAGTGCCATCACAGATGCGGAAGCAGGCCAAGAGGTACCAAGCATTAGCAGGAAAGATCGATGACCTCTGCAGGAGAATG CAAGCTAGTGATCCATGTGAATCCACTCTGAGCTCAGAGTTTCGCATACAAAGGCAAACAGAGTTCTTGCTAGAAGCATTTCGTCTGCAGCAACGAGCCTCTGAGACCAGCCAGAAACTCACAGCACTGCAAGCCGAGAGAGGAAAGAGCTACAGAGAGGAGGTCGATGGGGCGGCTAACCTATCCACGAGGCGATCGCTTGACTCGATCAGAAACAACTTCAAAGAGATACAAAGGAATCTTGAGATATGGCTGGCAAGAATCATAGGAGATCTCGAAGGGCTGCTGTCTAGAGACGGGGCCTCTCGTGCAAGAGAATACTACGTCTCGAGGTACCCTTTCGCTCACCAGTAG
- the LOC121754980 gene encoding acyl-CoA-binding protein, whose amino-acid sequence MGLKEEFEEYAEKAKTLPESTSNENRLILYGLYKQATVGNVNTSRPGMFNMRDRAKWDAWKAVEGKTKEQAMSDYITKVKQLLE is encoded by the exons ATGGGTTTGAAG GAAGAATTTGAGGAGTATGCAGAGAAAGCAAAGACCTTGCCTGAAAGCACTTCAAATGAAAACAGGCTCATTCTATATGGACTCTACAAGCAAGCTACAGTTGGGAATGTCAACACGA GTCGTCCCGGTATGTTTAACATGAGGGACAGGGCGAAGTGGGATGCGTGGAAGGCCGTAGAAG GAAAAACTAAGGAGCAAGCAATGAGTGATTACATCACCAAGGTGAAGCAGTTACTGGAATAA